DNA from Pseudomonas mendocina:
GCTGCAGCAACTCGACCTTCTCGGCGCGGCTCATGACGTCCAGCGGATTGCCTTCGGCATACAACTGGGTCACCTGCGGGCTGACGAAGGCCTGCACGCGGCCCTGCTGGCCAGCACGGGAAATCGAGCGCGCGGCACGGGCGGCCTGGCCCAATGCATCGAGGCTGATCGCGTTGCTGTAGGCGAAGCCGGTCTTCTCACCGGACTGCGCACGCACCCCGACACCTTGGTCGAGGTTGAAGCTGCCTTCCTTGACGATGCCGTCTTCAAGCGCCCAGGTCTCCGAAACCTGACTCTGGAAATACAGATCGGCTGCATCGATTCCCGGGCCGGCGACCTCGCCCAAGACAGAAGCGAGACTGTCCAGCGTCAGGTTACCGGGGGCGAGCAGATGCTCGCTGACGGATTGCAACATCGTATTCATGGTCACTCCACAACGATCGGACGTGCTACGTCCGATGGAAAGAATCGGCGGTGCTGCTGCACCGGCATGCGTTGGCGAATCGCCGCCTGCTCAGCGGCATCGCGTGAGGCCAGCAAAACGGTCTCGCCCTGATCCTGCTCGGCCAGTACCACACCCCAGGGGTCGACGATGGCCGAATGGCCAAAAGTCTGCCGTGACCCTGGGTGCTCTCCGCCCTGTCCGGCCGCCAGCAGGTAGCACTGAGTTTCGATGGCGCGCGCACGAATCAGCACCTGCCAGTGCGCGGCGCCGGTAACGCCGGTGAAGGCTGACGGCGCACTGATCAGCTCGGCGCCCGCCTGGCGCAACGCCGAGTACAACTCGGGAAAACGCAGGTCGTAGCACACCGTCAGGCCCAAACGCCCGACCGGGGTATCGGCCACCACCACGCGCTCACCATGCGCGAAATCATCGGACTCACGGTAGCGACCTCGATTGTCGCTCACGTCCACATCGAACAGATGCAGCTTGTCATAACGCGCAGCGCGCTCACCCTGCTCGTCTATCAGCAAGGAACAGGCCCGCGGCTTGCCCTCGGCATCATCGTCAGGCGGCAGCGGCAAGGTACCCGCCACTATCCATAAGCTGAGGTCGCGCGCGGCCTGTTTCAACCAGGGCAGGATTGGCCCTTCGCCCAGCGCCTCGGCCCGGCCGATGGCCGCCAGGTCACGGCGCCCCATTGCGGCGAAGTTTTCCGGCAGCACGGCCAGGCGCGCACCGCCCTGGGCGGCACGCTCCAGCATGCGCCGAGCCAGCCTGAGATTGGTCTGCACATCATCCTGGCTGACCATCTGAATGACGGCGAGATTCATGGACACCTCATTGGTAGCGTTCTGCACAGGCTACGCCATGTCGCCACGTCATTGCGGTTTTTCGAAGGGTTTGTCGAAGCTGATCTCCGGATCCTGCATCGAGCCCTTGACGTCGTACTGCACGCTGGCAAAACGCGCCACCCTGTCGCCGAGCAGCTTGTCGACGACGAACAACGCACCACCGATGGCAGGAGCACCGACGATCAGCGCCGCCAAGGGCAGGTTGTTGGTCACCGGCAGAGTAACCAGTAGCTTGGCATCGACCCGCTCGTTGCGCACATCGAGATTGCCCTTGAGCTCGAGGTTGCTCGAAGGCCCGGTCATGGTGATCGGCTCATTGGTGACGAGCAAACCATTGGTGGCCTGCAGGTTGCCTTTGACCCGGTCGTAGCTCAGGCCCTTGCCTAGCAGGTCGGAGAAGTCCAGACGCAGCCGGCGACCGATGGAGTTGAAGTTGAGCACCCCGAACACCCGCAGCGCCTGGGCCGAGCCCTGCACCTCGACGAACTGACCGTTGCGCAGCGAAGGGTCGAGATTGCCACTGAAGCGTTTGAGCGAGAACCACGCCGGTGAACCCGGCCAGTTGCCGTCAGCATCCAGGCGGAAGCTCTCGCTGGTCACGCTGGGCGCATAGCCCCAGGCCTTGAGTACCTCGCCCAGATCCTTGCCCTGCAAACGCCCCTTGTACCAACTACGGGTATTGCCAGGATCACCAGACCAGCCAGCAGAGCCACCGATCCTGAGCCCTTGCAGGTCGAGATCGAGCTCGTCGAAACGCACGCCCTGCGCCTCCGGACGCACTTTCAGCGACCAGGCGCCGAGCACCTTGTCGCCGCGCTGCACGCGCTCGATACGAATATCCAGCGGTGGAATCTGGCGGGGGTCGAAATCAGCCAACGGATCGGGCGCATCGGCTGACTTTTCGGCGTCCGGATCAGGCGCAGGCAGTCGTACATGCTGCAGGTCGACACGAATCGGCACACCCTCGGCGTCAGCCACCACCACCCGCCCGGCGGCCAGCGCACTGTCGAGCTGCAGTGCCCAGGCCTGGCCTTCGCGGGCCAGCCCCACATTTACCTGCTCGACCTGCTGGCCAAAACCGCGGAAGCGCCCGATCTCGAGCTGGCCGCCTCTGAACAGACGCTGGCTGTCGGCATCGACGCTGACCTTGTGGCTCTTGCCAGCCTGCTGCCAGGCGTCCAGATCCAGTTCATCGAGACGCCCGCGCACACGCAGGCCCTGTCCGGGTGGCAGCCCGGCTGCGCCACCACCCAGCACCACTTCGCCACGCCCATCAGCCAGAGCCGCGGCAGGCGCTGCCAGACTCAGGCTGGCCACATCGCCATAGTCGGCCCAATAACGACGTTCACGCCCGGAGAGAGTCATGCGCCAGTAGGCCTGACGCTCCTGCGTCGCTGCCTTGCCGAAGGGTGCTGGCAGGTCGATGGCGACGCCGTTCAGGTTGGAGTCGACGCGCAACTGACTGTCATCACCATCAAGAGTCAGACGCAGGCGATAAGGCAACAGCCCACTGACTGGCAAGCTCTGCGGGCCACCCAGCCACTGGCTGAGCGTATCGACCTGAACCTGGCCGTTCAGATCGAACAATGTGCGTGCGCGCCCACGTGCCCCCTCGGCGCTGATCTTGCCGCGTACCTGACGACCGAATACCTGCGCCCGCACATCCGGAGCGCTCAGGCCGGTGGCGCTGTCGAAACGAAACGCGCCCTGCACTTGATTCAATTGCAGGTCAGGATTGGCCAGTTTGAGGTTGGCGCCCTCGGTGGCGAAATCCACCACGACACCCGGTTTCTGCCCTTTCTGCAGCGGGATATCCAGTTGCAGGCGCCCGCTCAGAGGGCCTTCCCCCTGCCAACCGGCGAAGATCTCACCGGTGCCCAAGGGTGCTTCCTGCAACAGCTTGATGGCATCACCGAGGCTGCTTTGCACCTCGCCATCGAGTTGCAGTCGCGGCGGTTTGCCATCGTGCAACAGTGGGATGGTCGCGGTGACGTCATTGACCTGGCTATCCAGCAGGCGGCCCTGCTTGAGACGCACACGCACGGCATCGTCCTCGATCAGCACCTCGCCACGCCCCTCGCGCAGCGACGGCCAACCTGGCTGGAAGGCCAGCTCGGCGTCCTTGACCAGGAAGAACAGGCTGAGACTGCGCGCACCGAGAGGCGCGCCCTTGTTCAGCGAGCCCTGATACTGGAAATAGCCCTCCTCGACCTGGCCAGCATGGATCGCGATCTTCAGCCAGTGGTCGAGTTCGGCACTCATACCCGGCGAGCGGCTCGGCAGATACTTCTCGGTGTAGGCCGCGTCACCATCGCGCAGGCCCACGCGCAAGTCCATGTAGTCCTCGGCCTCGGGATCGCGCAGCAGGCGGATGAGCATGTCGCCGGCAATCTGCCCTTCTTCGCCATCCAGACGCATGTAGGGGCTGACCAGGGTCAACCCTTCTTCATTCCACGCCCAGCTCAGTCGCGCCTGGGCATGACGGTAGCGCCAGGGTTCGGGGAACAGCTGATCCAGGTGCAGGGCAAAATCTTCGGTATTCAGGCGTAGCTCACCCTGAAACATATTGCCGGACACACTGCCACTGACGTTCTCCGCCGCCGGAGCACCGTGATAGGCCTGAATCCCCACCTTGGTCAGGTTGGCGGCGAACTGCAGGCGCTCGGCGCCTTCGCGCTGCGGGTAATAGTCGAGCAACAGATTGCTCACTGCGCCGACCGGCGCCAGCGCCACCAGAACCTCACGGGCCCGCTCCGGCATCGGCGCCAATGCCTCAACCAGCGGTGCCCAGGCGTCCAGATCGAGGCGATCGGCCGTTAGCGCCCAGCGCTCGTCGGCACTCTCCCGATCCTTCTGCGCCAGGGTCATGTGCACTTCACCGATACGCTGCTCGCCATGAGTCAGCGCCAGTGAGTCGATCTGTGCGCGTACACCTTGGTCGTCCTGGCTGAAATAGGCATTGAAAGCCAGATCCTTCAGCGTCACGGCCTCGCGCCTGGCCTGACCACCAATCAGCTCGGGCGCATGCAGACGCAGAGCGCCCTTGCGCAGGGCCAACCCTTGCCCCTCGAGCCAGAGCTCACCGCCTGCTTGCAGGCGCTGCAACTGCCAATCGCCGAGCAGACGTTGTGGCAACCAGGTAGCCCAATCACTCTGTGGCAGGCTCAGGTACAGCTCCGATTTGGCTTCACGCCAGGTCTGCGGCTGCATCCGGGTACGCAGAAGCAGGGCAACCGGTTGGCCGTCCGGCAGCAGCAGGCGGCCGTCCAGACGCTGACTATTGGCGCCATAACGCAGGCTCAGATTGACGTAGCTGAGCAGCAGCGGTTCACCGTCATGCGGCTGCAGCACGACACGGCTGTCGAGCAGGCTGACCCGGTGCAGCACACGTGCCTGCTCCAGCACCTTGGCGACATCCAGCTCGGGGCTGTTGCGCTGCGGCAAGCCCTGCAGGTGCCAGGCGCCCTCTTCGTCTTCCTGCAGGTTCAGTTGCAGGCCGTCGAATTGCAGATGGGCGATGCGA
Protein-coding regions in this window:
- a CDS encoding YhdP family protein; this translates as MGVIGRFTLSLLRWGLGCCAALLVLAALYVSLGRELVPLVAEYRLELEDRASEALGMPLRIGRLEGRWQGFAPLLVAHDVQLGEEGEGLSLERVQLMPDMLGSLLQWQPRIAHLQFDGLQLNLQEDEEGAWHLQGLPQRNSPELDVAKVLEQARVLHRVSLLDSRVVLQPHDGEPLLLSYVNLSLRYGANSQRLDGRLLLPDGQPVALLLRTRMQPQTWREAKSELYLSLPQSDWATWLPQRLLGDWQLQRLQAGGELWLEGQGLALRKGALRLHAPELIGGQARREAVTLKDLAFNAYFSQDDQGVRAQIDSLALTHGEQRIGEVHMTLAQKDRESADERWALTADRLDLDAWAPLVEALAPMPERAREVLVALAPVGAVSNLLLDYYPQREGAERLQFAANLTKVGIQAYHGAPAAENVSGSVSGNMFQGELRLNTEDFALHLDQLFPEPWRYRHAQARLSWAWNEEGLTLVSPYMRLDGEEGQIAGDMLIRLLRDPEAEDYMDLRVGLRDGDAAYTEKYLPSRSPGMSAELDHWLKIAIHAGQVEEGYFQYQGSLNKGAPLGARSLSLFFLVKDAELAFQPGWPSLREGRGEVLIEDDAVRVRLKQGRLLDSQVNDVTATIPLLHDGKPPRLQLDGEVQSSLGDAIKLLQEAPLGTGEIFAGWQGEGPLSGRLQLDIPLQKGQKPGVVVDFATEGANLKLANPDLQLNQVQGAFRFDSATGLSAPDVRAQVFGRQVRGKISAEGARGRARTLFDLNGQVQVDTLSQWLGGPQSLPVSGLLPYRLRLTLDGDDSQLRVDSNLNGVAIDLPAPFGKAATQERQAYWRMTLSGRERRYWADYGDVASLSLAAPAAALADGRGEVVLGGGAAGLPPGQGLRVRGRLDELDLDAWQQAGKSHKVSVDADSQRLFRGGQLEIGRFRGFGQQVEQVNVGLAREGQAWALQLDSALAAGRVVVADAEGVPIRVDLQHVRLPAPDPDAEKSADAPDPLADFDPRQIPPLDIRIERVQRGDKVLGAWSLKVRPEAQGVRFDELDLDLQGLRIGGSAGWSGDPGNTRSWYKGRLQGKDLGEVLKAWGYAPSVTSESFRLDADGNWPGSPAWFSLKRFSGNLDPSLRNGQFVEVQGSAQALRVFGVLNFNSIGRRLRLDFSDLLGKGLSYDRVKGNLQATNGLLVTNEPITMTGPSSNLELKGNLDVRNERVDAKLLVTLPVTNNLPLAALIVGAPAIGGALFVVDKLLGDRVARFASVQYDVKGSMQDPEISFDKPFEKPQ
- a CDS encoding carbon-nitrogen hydrolase family protein — translated: MNLAVIQMVSQDDVQTNLRLARRMLERAAQGGARLAVLPENFAAMGRRDLAAIGRAEALGEGPILPWLKQAARDLSLWIVAGTLPLPPDDDAEGKPRACSLLIDEQGERAARYDKLHLFDVDVSDNRGRYRESDDFAHGERVVVADTPVGRLGLTVCYDLRFPELYSALRQAGAELISAPSAFTGVTGAAHWQVLIRARAIETQCYLLAAGQGGEHPGSRQTFGHSAIVDPWGVVLAEQDQGETVLLASRDAAEQAAIRQRMPVQQHRRFFPSDVARPIVVE